AGTGGAAAACAATTTCCTGTCACCCGGGGCCAGGACGTGGGACGTTACCAGGTAAGGGAGGCTGTGGTCGTCACTTTCGGGGGAGGTCACCTGCTTGCAGGCATAGCCTGAAACCCTGGGCGGCTTGGCCAGCCGAGCTGAGGTTCTTGGACTCTGCGCTGGTAGCAGCAGCACATCCATCGTATCCACCCCTTGCCAAATGCACCCCACCCAGGTGTCCTGGAGCCTAGATCACAAGAGCGCCCACGCAGGCACCTATGAGGTCCGGTTCTTTGATGAGGAGTCCTATAGCCTCCTGAGGAAGGTGAGCGTCCCCAAAGCCCCCCAGGCCTGTTGGAGGGCGGGTGCAGCCCACAGCCACAGTTGTCTCTCCCCTGTGGTCCCCATCCCCCTCCCTAACTCAAAGCAGGATGGGTGGGTAGTCACCTTCCTGCCTGACCACCCACCCCAGCTAGCCCCATGCCTTCTTTCCTTTGCCCACCTCTCTTCTCCCACAACTCTGGGCAGGGTTCTGCCCCAACCTGCCCACCCAGCAGAGCCCCCTGACCCCAGCACCTCCCTCGCAGGCTCAGAGAAACAACGAGGACGTTTCTGTCATCCCACCTCTATTCACGGTCAGCGTGGACCATCGGGTAAGCTGGAGGAGGGGACTGGCTCAGCCCAGGGGAAGGGGTGGCGCACACGGCCAGCCTCGCCTTTGAGGGGGCACTGGGGGCTGTGCCAAGGTGGCTGGCGTGTCTTTGTGTCCCCTGGAGTGGCTGGCCCTCTCCCGTCTGTCCCTGTGGGAATGACCATGGTCTCCTTTCTTGCAGGGTACCTGGAACGGGCCCTGGGTCTCCACCGAAGTCCTGGCTGCAGCCATCGGACTAGTGATCTACTACCTGGCCTTCAGTGCCAAGAGCCACATCCAGGCCTGAGGGTGgtgcctgccccccacccttgCTTCTTTGAATAAAGAGCTATTGGCTATCCCAAGCACTGGAGCTGGGTCACGCACGTGGGCAGAGCTGGGTGCCCAGCATCTGTCCACCCGGGCGGACGGCACAGGTCTGGAGGTCCTCTCCTCCTCGTGTGTGTTTGCTTCATTCCTTGGCCATCACTACTACTCCGTTCTTAGCCCCCAGATGGCTTTTGGGACCGAATGCTCAGTGCCCAGCATCTCTCAGGGTTACCTTTGTGGTTCCCCTCCCACCCGTCTTCTGCAAGTGTGGCCTTGTCTGCCTGCCCTCACCCAGCCTGCCTGGGCCCACCTAGCAAAGGGCCTTCTGACCACCTGCTACTCTGAGGGCAGGGTCCCAGGGACAGTGGTGTGGGAAGCTTGCCTGAACTCAGGAGTTAGTAGCATTTGCAGGCTCAGCCCTTCTGGCCTTTGGAAGGGTTCCTGGGCTTTAGAATTCGGGGGCATGAGCCACACCGCAGTACTTCATGTGTTTTTCCTGGGGGGTGTTGCAGGTACCCCTATGGAGCTGATGCTGTTGAATCAAGTTCAAGTAGCTCTCTGGGGGATAGTCCTTGCAGGCTCTCTGCTCCAGCCAGTTACCCTCAGGATGCTCCTGTCTCATGGCATCAGGTGGGGCCCAGAGAAAGGCAGAGACAGACCCCTGAGCTTCCGAGGAGTCCATTGTCAGCCCTTTCCAGGCTGGCCTTGCACCTTGCTTCCTAgcagccgcccccacccccacccccagcacctggCAGGCATTCCTGTGCAGGCTCCATGCTCCGAGTCAACCCACAGCCCTCCCTTTAGCCCGGTTTCCCTCCTGCTGCTGGTGGGTGAGGGGGGAGTGCCTAGAGTCCTTCCCCACTGCACACGGGGATCAGTGAGAGATTGTTTTGGAATCAGCCAGCAAAGCACCTGGCTCCCATCACCTGTTACCAGAGAGAATGAATAACAAGCCTCCAGGGAGGCTGCaccaaaagggaaagtgaaagtgaagtcactcagtgtccaactctttgcgaccccatggactatagcctaccaggcttctgtccatggagttttccaggcaagaatactggagtgggttgccatttccttctccaggagatcttcccgacccagggattgaacccaggtctccctcattgtaggcagaggctttatcatctgagccaccaaggtagACTCAAAACCTACCTGAGTGGGTAGGGGGTCTCCTCGGGGGTCCCAGCTGCTCCTTGCCCCCACCCTCAGGTGGGCAGGGTGTGACTGGGGAGGTTCCAGGACACAGCTGAGTGCCCCTAAGACCAGAAGGGGCGAGGGCATCCTGGCTGAGGGGCTTTCTGTATTCCACACAGGTGCCTGCTAGCTGGGCACTGCTCCTAAAAAGGCATAGTAGCAGTTGGCCACCCTGGGACTCTTTAAGATGCAGGCTTCATCACCACTTTGCCCTGAGAGAGTGAGACCCAAATGTGAAGTCGCTGGTCCAGGGCATTGTGGTGTCATGTCTGCCAGAGCCAATGAGAGCTAAGCTCTCACATGGGGACCCAAGGTTACAGGCCTGTCCTGGACCCCATCCTGGGAGCCCTGGGCATCTGGCACCCCACCTCAGAGCAAGAATGACATGCTTCTAGAGTCACCTGCTCTAGCCAGTTTTCTGTGACAGGTTGGGCCCTGGGCACCCCATTCTTGCGGGGACCTCTCATGTCCCAAGAGTTGCCATGCCTAGCCCCCAGCTCCAGAGGCCTAGGGTGTCAGCTGTTTGCCCTTTTCATGAAGAAGCCACTGGTGTTCCATGTGCTATGCTGGGTTTTCCCTCCCAGCTGTTCGTTCAGCAGGGCACTCTGCTTCAATGGGCTCAGATTTCTTGCTCACACCAATCTTGGCAAATTAGAGGAAGTCTATTGCTCTtccaagaaaatgtttaaatgtattCTCCGTGCACTTAAGGTGCTGGCAATGTCCTGTCCTGTGTCTGTTCAGGACACCAAGCTCAAGGGCTCATCACACACATGGTCCTTGGAATTGCTAGACTTAGCAGGGTTCCTGGCACTGAGCAGGACTGCTGTGTTGGATGGACCCTCTGGGAATTCCCACCAGCCCAGATCAGAAGACATATCTCATGAGTGCTAGCTGTTGCCTTCCAGAATACCGCAGCCCACGGCCCTGTAAGGCTCTCCGTGAACCACTTCTCTAGGACCCGACCAGAGCTAGGGCGTTGGCCTCAGGTGCATGCCAGCACCAGGCCATTGCCATCCTGAACCCAGTCTCTGCCTCGCTTCCTGCACCTGGGTACCATCCCTGTGACCGAGCCAGACCTTGGAAATGATCCTGGCGCTCTGTCCCTCCTCCCGGCATTCTGGAGGCTGACTGCAGGACACTTCCCTGTTTCTCAGCTTCCCCATGACCCACCAAGCCCCAAACCAGCCCCCATTGCTGGAGAATGAATACCAGGAGACCAGGAGTCACCCTCAAAAGGCAGCTTGCTTTATTCTTATGACGTCGGCAGGGGGCAGGGATGGGTAGCCTGTCTGCCTCCCATCTGAGGCCCTCTGAACTGCAGAAGGGTCCTGAGGCCAGCTCTTACTGATACACAGGTCCCTGAGGGGGGCCCTGTCCACACTGGCAAAGTGAGGTGCAAGGGCATCTGCTCCCCAGTCCGCCCAGCTGGCAGCACCTGCCTGTTGCTCAGTGCCTGGGTGCTCCCTAGCTCCATATGGGTCTCGTCACCAGGGTCTTCTGCTGCAACTCAGGGGACTTGGCTTCTTTCTGGACCCCTCCTGCCACTCAGGAGAGAAGGCAAGCTCCAGGGGCGTCTGACACAGCCTGGGCTCGCTGATGTCTTGGATGGAGACTGCCCCTTCCGTCCCCacggccaccagggaaggaggtGACCTCCAGGGTGAGCCTGGCAAGCCACACCTACACTGCCTGTCCCCACACCTCGGACAGGAGGCCCCCTGCAAAGCTGCTTCCCCTTCTTGCCTTCATCTCCccaccttccctcccaccccaaaaCTGCCCCCCT
The nucleotide sequence above comes from Capricornis sumatraensis isolate serow.1 chromosome X, serow.2, whole genome shotgun sequence. Encoded proteins:
- the SSR4 gene encoding translocon-associated protein subunit delta isoform X1; this encodes MAALASLGALALLLLSGLSCCSAEACVEPQITPSYYTTSDAVISTETVFIVEISLTCKNRVQNMALYADVSGKQFPVTRGQDVGRYQVSWSLDHKSAHAGTYEVRFFDEESYSLLRKAQRNNEDVSVIPPLFTVSVDHRGTWNGPWVSTEVLAAAIGLVIYYLAFSAKSHIQA
- the SSR4 gene encoding translocon-associated protein subunit delta isoform X2, producing MAALASLGALALLLLSGLSCCSEACVEPQITPSYYTTSDAVISTETVFIVEISLTCKNRVQNMALYADVSGKQFPVTRGQDVGRYQVSWSLDHKSAHAGTYEVRFFDEESYSLLRKAQRNNEDVSVIPPLFTVSVDHRGTWNGPWVSTEVLAAAIGLVIYYLAFSAKSHIQA